Proteins from a single region of Mucilaginibacter daejeonensis:
- a CDS encoding PBSX family phage terminase large subunit, producing the protein MRTSVLFQHNYNSTANVVVNQGGTSSGKTYAILQVLFTLACAEAKQVITVVGQDIPNLKAGAMRDAHNIMSSAPELQAMLSSFNNTDRVYKLLNGSLIEFKSYESAQDAKSGKRDYLFINEANGIAVEIYHELALRTRKRVFLDYNPNAAFWVHDQLIGRPDVQLIISDHRHNPFVDDRTRQKIEELSDTDPERWKVYARGITGKVTGQVLSDWSVCDAIPPEAKRLAYGLDFGFSNDETGLLEVYLQNGQLWVNELLYRTGLTNTDLSEYMQAARVSKKSEIIADSAEPKSIEELRRMGWYITPAKKGADSIKHSIDILRRYHINVTRNSVHLRRELERYQWRTDAAGRSTNQPTDTWNHLIDPLRYVALNKLQINSTGTTRSRMPWKSQKASGDPMAELI; encoded by the coding sequence ATGCGAACTTCTGTACTATTCCAACATAACTACAACTCCACCGCCAATGTGGTGGTCAATCAGGGTGGTACCAGCAGCGGGAAGACCTACGCCATATTACAAGTGCTTTTCACACTGGCTTGTGCAGAGGCTAAGCAAGTGATCACCGTTGTTGGGCAAGACATCCCTAATTTAAAGGCCGGCGCCATGCGCGACGCACACAATATCATGAGCAGCGCACCTGAATTGCAGGCCATGCTGAGTTCATTCAACAATACCGACCGGGTATACAAGCTATTGAATGGATCACTGATCGAGTTTAAAAGTTACGAAAGCGCGCAGGACGCCAAGAGTGGCAAACGCGACTATCTTTTCATCAACGAGGCCAATGGCATAGCGGTAGAGATCTACCATGAGCTTGCCTTAAGAACACGTAAGCGGGTGTTCCTCGACTACAATCCAAATGCTGCCTTTTGGGTGCATGATCAGCTGATCGGCCGGCCCGATGTTCAACTGATCATATCAGATCACCGCCACAACCCTTTTGTTGACGACCGAACGCGGCAAAAGATCGAGGAATTGAGCGACACTGACCCGGAGCGTTGGAAAGTGTATGCCCGCGGCATTACCGGCAAGGTGACCGGGCAGGTACTGAGCGATTGGTCTGTTTGTGACGCCATACCCCCCGAAGCCAAAAGGCTGGCTTACGGACTTGACTTTGGCTTTAGCAATGACGAGACCGGCTTACTGGAAGTATACCTGCAAAACGGCCAACTATGGGTGAACGAATTGCTCTATCGCACCGGGCTTACCAATACCGACCTTTCAGAATATATGCAGGCCGCACGAGTAAGCAAAAAAAGCGAGATCATAGCTGACAGTGCCGAACCCAAATCTATTGAGGAATTAAGGCGGATGGGTTGGTACATCACTCCCGCTAAAAAGGGAGCCGACAGTATCAAACACTCTATCGATATTCTGCGGCGTTACCATATCAACGTGACCCGCAACAGCGTTCATTTGCGCCGCGAACTGGAACGTTATCAGTGGCGTACCGATGCTGCAGGCCGGTCCACCAACCAGCCTACTGATACCTGGAACCACCTGATCGACCCGTTACGCTATGTGGCGCTCAATAAGTTGCAGATCAATAGCACAGGTACCACCCGCTCGCGCATGCCCTGGAAAAGCCAGAAAGCCAGTGGCGACCCGATGGCTGAACTGATATAA
- a CDS encoding DNA-packaging protein, with the protein MKNKHALFRNVGEIKTRIAEYFEWIQGVYHTEVLPFKPTAKAPPEMREQRVWDREPQPATLTGLAHYLGFDSREAFEAYEIDGAFKKTLKRARLKIESEYEKLLLSQPSTGAIFALKCLGWTDRATGSKTVEPPATDTTLKIEIISTGPSPAGSEQQVAL; encoded by the coding sequence ATGAAGAATAAACACGCCTTATTTAGAAACGTGGGCGAGATCAAGACCCGCATTGCCGAGTATTTTGAATGGATACAAGGCGTATACCATACCGAAGTTCTACCATTTAAACCGACCGCCAAAGCACCACCTGAAATGCGCGAGCAACGCGTTTGGGACCGCGAACCTCAACCTGCAACGCTTACCGGGTTGGCTCACTACCTGGGGTTCGATAGCCGGGAGGCATTCGAAGCGTATGAGATCGATGGCGCTTTTAAAAAGACCCTTAAACGTGCTCGATTAAAGATCGAGTCAGAATATGAAAAGCTGCTCTTATCGCAACCTTCTACTGGGGCCATCTTTGCGCTGAAATGCCTGGGTTGGACCGACCGCGCCACCGGCAGCAAAACCGTGGAACCGCCCGCTACGGACACCACACTAAAGATCGAGATCATCAGTACCGGCCCTTCTCCTGCCGGTAGCGAACAACAAGTGGCTTTGTAA
- a CDS encoding GNAT family N-acetyltransferase — translation MIQNNVSVRKAIQTDVDAIMALIAEVVPVMQQQGNFQWAADYPNAQIFTTDIQHERLWVAVYDEQVVGVIAICEGQEPEYAQITDWDVTEPAIVAHRLAVSPHMQGKGIAAALLHQCEVVAAERNVGLVRLDTNSVNRPMQNLFLKIGYNLGGEILLPKRPGLTFLAFEKRLNLS, via the coding sequence ATGATCCAAAATAATGTTAGCGTGCGTAAGGCTATCCAAACCGATGTGGATGCCATCATGGCACTTATTGCTGAAGTGGTGCCTGTTATGCAGCAGCAGGGTAACTTCCAGTGGGCGGCCGACTACCCTAACGCACAAATATTCACTACCGACATACAACACGAACGCCTATGGGTGGCCGTGTACGATGAACAGGTCGTTGGCGTGATCGCCATTTGCGAGGGACAAGAACCCGAATATGCGCAGATCACTGATTGGGATGTTACTGAGCCGGCCATCGTGGCGCACCGCCTTGCGGTAAGTCCGCATATGCAGGGTAAGGGTATAGCTGCAGCCCTGTTACATCAATGTGAGGTGGTGGCCGCTGAACGGAACGTCGGTTTAGTACGTCTGGATACCAATTCGGTTAACCGTCCTATGCAAAATCTATTTTTGAAGATCGGTTATAACCTTGGCGGAGAGATATTGCTTCCTAAGCGCCCGGGCCTTACTTTCTTGGCATTCGAGAAGCGCCTGAATTTGTCCTGA
- a CDS encoding S24 family peptidase codes for MENIKASKIKSIRPETLEFIILYNQLKGRAFNGNAELAEALGFNSPSSITEIIKSRQNIDTEKLRIFKETYASFLAKKDVSSTQTSPAAAASKPYLGIPMYEVTATASGVEVYNDINDSTPIGHMYFPGIEDCDFALPVWGHSMYPYLENGCWVALKIIKDNKILPGEVYYIEWGDYRMYKRLLLTDNADEVLAHSDNTTEMVAGRPKYAPFTIKKEEIKRLCLVKDIHKKHNH; via the coding sequence ATGGAAAACATCAAAGCATCGAAGATAAAAAGTATACGTCCTGAAACGCTGGAGTTCATTATCTTATATAATCAGCTTAAAGGTAGGGCCTTCAATGGAAATGCTGAATTAGCGGAAGCGCTTGGTTTCAATTCGCCTAGTTCCATTACAGAAATAATCAAGAGTAGGCAGAATATTGATACAGAAAAACTGCGTATCTTTAAAGAAACGTACGCGTCGTTTCTTGCCAAAAAGGACGTTTCTTCTACGCAAACGTCGCCTGCCGCTGCTGCGAGCAAGCCTTACTTAGGTATACCCATGTATGAGGTCACGGCAACGGCATCAGGTGTGGAAGTGTATAATGATATTAACGACTCAACCCCAATTGGACATATGTATTTCCCGGGTATAGAGGACTGTGATTTTGCGCTACCTGTATGGGGACACTCTATGTATCCTTATTTAGAGAATGGCTGCTGGGTGGCCCTAAAGATCATCAAGGACAATAAGATATTGCCAGGGGAGGTATATTATATTGAATGGGGTGACTACCGCATGTATAAGCGTTTGTTACTTACCGATAATGCTGACGAGGTCCTAGCCCACTCTGACAATACCACCGAGATGGTGGCCGGCCGACCTAAGTATGCTCCTTTTACCATTAAAAAGGAAGAGATCAAACGCTTGTGCCTGGTAAAGGACATCCATAAAAAGCACAACCACTAA
- a CDS encoding response regulator, which yields MKIVVIEDNPEITEIMDYILKDDGYEVISSEDGSITNKFVDIKPDLVLMDELLPGKRGSELCRSIKDNDAIKHIPVILVSTMPNLEQLAEKSGADGFLEKPFNISSLSALIKDFAEKLRK from the coding sequence GTGAAGATCGTAGTAATAGAAGATAATCCGGAGATAACAGAGATCATGGATTATATCTTAAAGGACGATGGCTACGAGGTCATCTCATCAGAGGACGGTTCGATAACGAACAAGTTCGTCGACATCAAACCAGATCTGGTGCTGATGGACGAGCTTCTCCCTGGCAAACGTGGAAGTGAATTGTGCAGAAGCATCAAAGATAACGATGCGATCAAACACATCCCGGTGATCCTGGTATCGACCATGCCTAATTTGGAGCAACTTGCCGAAAAGAGCGGCGCTGATGGTTTCTTAGAAAAACCGTTCAATATCAGTAGTTTAAGCGCACTGATCAAGGACTTCGCTGAAAAACTTCGCAAGTAA
- a CDS encoding M16 family metallopeptidase, giving the protein MVTIKRTMLICALSAFCVSPVLAQKAPAKRSATKTLPAPVKVTTVEGITEYKLANGLRVLLFPDQTKQTATVNITYLVGSKFENYGETGMAHLLEHMVFKGSPKHKNIPQELTAHGARPNGTTWLDRTNYYETFAATDENMDWALDLESDRMVNSYIAKAELDKEFSVVRNEMESGENDPTGILNERVTSTMFLWHNYGKSTIGNRADVEKVPIDRLQAFYHKYYQPDNSVLTVSGKFDPAKVLAKINEKFGAIPKPTRVLPPVYTVEPTQDGERQVTLRRVGDVQAAIAGYHVPSGPHPDTQPTNVLIGLLTDQPSGRLYKKLVETKKATEVYGYDYETADPGMAFFGIEVPKDKNLNEAKDIMIGTVETFSEEKPTAPEVERIINKQLKNIELGLNSSERVGLELSEYIAQGDWRLLFYQRDQLKKVTPGDVVRVANKYFKSSNRTLGLFIPTDKPDRAEVPATPDLAAMLKGYTGSQTIAQGEAFDATPTNIQKRLTTTKVGGVTLNMLAKQTRGEEVVANMIFFFGNEASLQGKGTTASLTAAMLNKGTKDKTRQQIQDELDKLKANLGFSGSANSLSVSIKTTKANFPAVLKLVNEILKEATFPSDELEKLKQQRIAGIEQGRSEPTSIAVNELQRYLNAYDKTDPRYTPTIDESIEMTKAVSDGDVKSFYKDFYGASNAYISIIGDFDATQAKTLLTEEYGSWKSPKEFSRLIPKRKDVAAINKNIETPDKANAFFIGIQPLKLSMKDADYPALLMADYIVGGGFLNSRLASRIRQKEGISYGVGSGMSAGYFDQNTGLFQFYAIYAPENVGKLDVAFKEEIDKVIKQGFTDQEVAEAKKGYLQSRSVTLAQDQSLASTLNTYNYYGENIAFWQKLDDAISKLTTAQINAAAKKYYDNSKISIVKAGDFSKKKSADIK; this is encoded by the coding sequence ATGGTAACAATCAAAAGAACGATGCTGATCTGTGCATTGTCGGCCTTTTGCGTAAGCCCCGTGCTTGCTCAAAAAGCGCCCGCCAAAAGATCTGCCACCAAAACCTTACCCGCCCCGGTAAAAGTGACCACCGTTGAAGGTATCACCGAATACAAACTTGCTAACGGCCTCAGAGTGCTGTTATTCCCTGATCAAACCAAACAGACCGCTACGGTGAACATCACTTACCTGGTGGGTTCCAAGTTCGAGAATTATGGTGAGACCGGTATGGCCCACTTGCTTGAGCACATGGTGTTCAAGGGTTCGCCAAAGCACAAAAATATCCCTCAGGAACTAACAGCGCACGGTGCGCGCCCTAACGGCACCACCTGGCTGGATCGTACCAACTATTATGAGACCTTTGCGGCCACCGACGAGAACATGGATTGGGCATTGGACCTGGAATCCGACCGTATGGTGAACTCTTACATTGCCAAAGCAGAACTGGATAAAGAGTTCAGCGTGGTACGTAACGAGATGGAAAGCGGCGAGAATGACCCGACCGGCATCCTGAACGAGCGCGTTACCTCGACCATGTTCCTGTGGCACAACTACGGTAAATCGACCATTGGTAACCGTGCCGACGTGGAGAAAGTGCCTATCGATCGCCTGCAAGCTTTCTACCATAAATACTATCAGCCTGATAATTCCGTGCTTACGGTATCCGGAAAATTTGACCCGGCTAAGGTATTGGCTAAGATCAACGAGAAGTTCGGCGCTATTCCTAAACCTACCCGTGTGCTGCCTCCGGTGTACACCGTTGAACCTACACAAGATGGCGAGCGCCAGGTGACCCTTCGCCGCGTAGGCGATGTGCAAGCCGCTATTGCCGGTTATCACGTACCGTCTGGCCCTCACCCTGACACCCAGCCTACCAATGTACTGATCGGTCTGCTTACAGATCAGCCGTCGGGCCGTTTATATAAAAAACTGGTGGAGACCAAAAAGGCTACCGAGGTGTATGGTTACGACTATGAGACCGCCGACCCAGGCATGGCTTTCTTTGGTATCGAAGTGCCTAAAGATAAGAACCTGAACGAAGCAAAGGACATCATGATCGGTACGGTGGAAACCTTCTCTGAAGAGAAACCTACTGCACCAGAGGTTGAGCGCATCATCAACAAACAGTTAAAGAACATTGAACTGGGCCTTAACTCGTCTGAACGTGTAGGTTTGGAACTGAGCGAATACATCGCACAAGGCGACTGGCGGTTGCTGTTCTATCAGCGTGACCAGCTTAAAAAGGTGACCCCTGGAGATGTGGTACGCGTAGCCAATAAATACTTCAAATCAAGCAACCGTACTTTAGGTCTGTTCATCCCTACCGATAAACCTGACCGTGCCGAAGTACCCGCAACGCCTGATCTGGCCGCTATGCTGAAGGGCTACACCGGCTCACAAACGATAGCTCAGGGCGAAGCATTTGATGCCACCCCGACCAACATTCAAAAACGGTTGACCACCACCAAGGTGGGTGGCGTTACCTTGAACATGCTTGCCAAGCAAACCCGCGGCGAAGAAGTGGTGGCTAACATGATCTTCTTCTTTGGTAATGAGGCTTCATTACAAGGCAAAGGAACCACGGCATCCCTTACAGCTGCGATGCTTAACAAAGGCACCAAAGACAAGACACGCCAACAGATCCAAGACGAGTTGGATAAACTGAAAGCCAACTTGGGCTTCAGCGGCAGTGCTAACTCTTTGTCAGTAAGCATCAAGACCACAAAAGCCAACTTCCCGGCCGTTTTAAAACTGGTGAACGAGATACTGAAAGAGGCCACCTTCCCTTCTGACGAGTTGGAGAAATTGAAGCAACAACGTATCGCCGGCATCGAACAAGGCCGTAGCGAACCTACCAGCATAGCGGTGAACGAATTGCAACGTTACCTGAACGCATACGACAAGACCGACCCACGCTACACCCCTACCATTGACGAATCCATCGAGATGACCAAGGCCGTGAGCGATGGTGACGTAAAAAGCTTCTATAAGGACTTCTATGGCGCATCTAACGCATACATCAGCATCATTGGCGACTTTGATGCCACTCAAGCCAAAACACTTCTCACCGAAGAGTATGGCAGCTGGAAAAGCCCTAAAGAGTTCTCTCGCTTGATCCCTAAGCGCAAGGATGTGGCCGCGATCAACAAGAACATCGAGACCCCGGACAAAGCCAATGCCTTCTTTATTGGTATACAACCGCTTAAATTAAGCATGAAGGATGCCGATTATCCGGCATTGCTCATGGCTGATTACATTGTAGGTGGCGGCTTCCTGAACTCAAGATTAGCCAGCCGTATCCGTCAAAAAGAGGGTATCAGTTATGGCGTAGGTTCGGGTATGAGTGCAGGCTACTTTGACCAGAACACCGGTCTGTTCCAGTTCTATGCGATATATGCACCAGAGAACGTGGGCAAATTAGACGTGGCTTTCAAGGAAGAGATAGACAAAGTGATCAAGCAAGGCTTTACCGACCAAGAAGTGGCTGAAGCTAAAAAGGGCTACCTACAATCGCGCAGTGTGACCCTTGCACAGGATCAATCCCTGGCAAGCACGCTTAACACTTATAATTATTACGGTGAGAACATCGCGTTTTGGCAAAAGTTAGACGATGCCATTAGCAAGCTGACCACCGCTCAGATCAATGCTGCTGCAAAAAAATATTATGATAATAGCAAGATCAGCATAGTTAAGGCTGGCGACTTTTCAAAGAAAAAGTCGGCTGATATTAAATAA
- a CDS encoding RNA recognition motif domain-containing protein, with the protein MNIFVGSLPYRLQEAELKELFEAYGEVSSVKLIIDRETGRSKGFGFVEMEDDEAAQKAIAGLNGVEVAGRSIAVSQAEERKPSGGGRSGGFGGGNRGGGGFGGGNRGGGGGGYQRDNNRGGGRWN; encoded by the coding sequence ATGAATATTTTTGTTGGAAGCCTTCCTTATCGCTTACAGGAAGCAGAATTAAAAGAACTCTTTGAAGCATACGGAGAAGTAAGCTCAGTAAAATTGATCATTGACAGAGAGACCGGCAGAAGCAAAGGTTTCGGCTTCGTAGAAATGGAAGACGACGAGGCTGCTCAAAAAGCTATCGCTGGCCTTAACGGTGTTGAAGTTGCCGGCAGAAGCATCGCTGTAAGCCAGGCCGAAGAAAGAAAACCAAGCGGGGGTGGCCGTAGCGGCGGCTTCGGTGGTGGTAACCGTGGTGGCGGTGGTTTCGGTGGCGGTAACCGCGGTGGCGGTGGCGGCGGTTATCAGCGTGATAACAACCGTGGCGGCGGCCGTTGGAACTAA
- a CDS encoding DUF3347 domain-containing protein: MIRYRSLILGLAVAATFSACQSSTQKQESSAATENTSSTALSDTAKVYNAYLKVKDDLVRTDGKAAKASSADLAKELGAINGCTEAAGVAGKMAATDDIAAQRNLFLQLSHDLIPLVKGMKVKQAPIYVAYCPMAGDGKGGYWLSAQKEIRNPYYGDQMMECGEVKEELK, translated from the coding sequence ATGATACGATACCGTTCCCTTATATTAGGCCTTGCTGTGGCGGCCACTTTTTCGGCCTGCCAGTCTTCAACTCAAAAACAGGAGAGTAGCGCCGCTACCGAAAACACATCCTCAACTGCCCTGTCTGACACGGCAAAGGTGTATAATGCTTACCTGAAGGTAAAAGATGACCTGGTGAGAACGGACGGTAAAGCAGCCAAGGCATCTTCGGCCGATCTGGCTAAAGAGTTGGGCGCCATTAATGGATGTACCGAAGCTGCCGGGGTTGCAGGCAAGATGGCCGCCACTGACGACATCGCCGCACAGCGTAACCTTTTCCTGCAATTGAGTCACGACCTGATCCCGTTAGTTAAAGGCATGAAAGTTAAACAAGCACCTATATATGTGGCTTATTGCCCAATGGCAGGTGATGGCAAAGGCGGTTACTGGCTGTCAGCCCAAAAAGAGATCCGCAATCCCTACTATGGTGATCAGATGATGGAATGCGGTGAAGTAAAAGAAGAATTAAAATAA
- a CDS encoding citrate synthase, whose product MSETAQLKIGDKTYDLPVIEGTENEKALDISKLRDLTGYITLDIGYKNTGATKSAITFLDGEVGILKYRGYPIEQLAERSTFIEVAYLLIYGELPTQEQLAKFQADINKHTLVHEDMKKFFDGFPSRSHPMGQLSSLIGALAAFNPESLEPGLSPEIVDLEIHKLIAKMSTIVSWIYKKSLGHPVNYPQNKYDYVTNFMYMTFGQRTEEYQVNPVVISAMNKLLILHADHEQNCSASTVRIVGSSDANLYASISAGISALWGPLHGGANQAVIEMLEKIKADGGDTDKWIAKAKDKNDPFRLMGFGHRVYKNFDPRAKIIKKACDDILESLGVEDEVLAIAKRLEEVALKDPYFVERKLYPNVDFYSGIIYRALGFPTDMFTVLFALGRLPGWIAQWKEMKENKEPIGRPRQIYTGATDRDYTDISSR is encoded by the coding sequence ATGTCGGAGACAGCACAACTTAAGATCGGCGATAAGACCTACGACCTTCCTGTAATTGAGGGTACGGAAAATGAAAAGGCCCTCGATATCTCTAAACTTCGCGACCTTACCGGTTACATAACTTTAGACATTGGATACAAGAACACCGGCGCTACCAAAAGCGCGATCACCTTTTTAGATGGTGAGGTGGGTATCCTTAAATATCGTGGCTATCCGATCGAACAGTTGGCCGAAAGATCTACCTTCATCGAGGTGGCTTACCTGCTGATCTACGGCGAATTACCAACTCAAGAACAGTTGGCCAAGTTCCAGGCCGATATCAACAAGCACACACTGGTGCACGAGGATATGAAGAAATTCTTTGACGGTTTCCCGTCAAGGTCACATCCTATGGGCCAGTTGTCATCACTGATCGGTGCTTTGGCGGCTTTCAACCCTGAATCATTAGAGCCAGGCTTGAGCCCCGAGATCGTTGATCTGGAGATCCATAAGCTGATCGCCAAAATGAGCACGATCGTATCATGGATCTACAAAAAGTCACTGGGTCACCCGGTGAACTATCCGCAAAATAAGTATGATTACGTGACCAACTTCATGTACATGACCTTTGGTCAGCGTACTGAAGAATATCAGGTGAACCCAGTGGTGATCAGCGCCATGAACAAGTTGCTGATCCTGCATGCCGATCACGAGCAAAATTGCTCGGCCTCTACCGTACGTATCGTAGGTTCATCAGATGCTAACCTGTACGCTTCTATCTCGGCAGGTATCTCGGCACTTTGGGGCCCGCTGCATGGCGGTGCTAACCAGGCAGTTATCGAAATGCTTGAAAAGATCAAAGCTGATGGTGGCGATACCGACAAATGGATCGCGAAGGCTAAAGATAAAAATGACCCTTTCCGTTTAATGGGCTTTGGTCACCGCGTGTACAAAAACTTTGATCCACGTGCCAAGATCATCAAAAAAGCTTGCGACGATATTTTAGAAAGCTTAGGCGTAGAGGACGAAGTGTTGGCGATAGCTAAACGCCTGGAAGAAGTTGCGTTGAAAGACCCTTACTTTGTAGAGCGTAAACTGTATCCTAACGTCGATTTCTATTCAGGTATCATTTACCGCGCATTAGGTTTCCCTACCGATATGTTCACCGTGTTGTTCGCATTAGGCCGTTTACCGGGCTGGATCGCACAGTGGAAAGAAATGAAAGAGAACAAAGAGCCGATCGGCCGCCCGCGTCAGATCTACACTGGTGCTACCGATAGAGATTATACCGACATCAGCAGCCGCTAA
- a CDS encoding glycoside hydrolase family 43 protein: MRSIPNYLYILLLALITRSAAAQHNPVISGYYADPEGIKYGDTYWIYPTYSAKYEDQIFMDAFSSTDLKTWTKHPRIIDTSAVKWAKKAMWAPAVLKKDSKYYLFFGANDVHQGEVGGIGVAVADKPQGPYKDLIGKPLINEIVNGAQPIDQFVFKDKDGSYYMYYGGWGHCNMVKLKDDLTGIEPMADGTLYKEITPEKYVEGPYMFIRNGKYYFMWSEGGWTGPDYKVAYAIADSPFGPFKRLSTVLEQDKDIATGAGHHSVIYSKKDDKYYIVYHRRPLGKTSAHDRVVCIDEMKFDANGHILPVKMTK; this comes from the coding sequence ATGCGTTCTATCCCAAACTATCTTTACATCCTTCTGTTAGCGCTGATCACAAGGTCGGCCGCTGCGCAGCATAACCCGGTGATCAGTGGTTATTACGCCGATCCTGAAGGCATCAAGTATGGCGATACCTACTGGATATACCCGACGTACTCGGCCAAATATGAGGATCAGATATTTATGGATGCTTTTTCGTCAACGGACCTTAAGACCTGGACCAAGCATCCACGCATCATTGATACCAGTGCGGTGAAATGGGCTAAGAAAGCCATGTGGGCGCCAGCGGTATTGAAAAAGGATAGTAAATATTACCTGTTCTTTGGTGCCAATGATGTGCACCAGGGCGAGGTAGGTGGTATAGGTGTTGCCGTTGCTGACAAGCCGCAAGGGCCTTACAAAGACCTGATCGGCAAGCCGCTCATTAATGAAATCGTTAACGGCGCACAACCGATAGATCAATTCGTTTTTAAAGATAAGGATGGCAGCTACTACATGTATTATGGAGGCTGGGGCCATTGCAACATGGTAAAACTCAAGGATGATCTGACCGGTATTGAACCCATGGCCGACGGCACCCTGTATAAAGAGATCACGCCCGAAAAGTATGTAGAAGGTCCTTATATGTTCATCCGCAACGGCAAGTACTACTTCATGTGGTCAGAAGGAGGGTGGACCGGACCGGACTATAAAGTTGCTTACGCCATTGCCGATTCGCCTTTCGGGCCATTCAAGCGTTTATCTACCGTTCTGGAGCAGGATAAGGACATTGCTACCGGTGCCGGTCATCATTCGGTGATCTACTCCAAAAAGGATGACAAGTATTACATCGTTTATCATCGTCGTCCGTTGGGTAAGACCAGCGCTCACGACCGTGTGGTATGCATCGATGAAATGAAGTTTGATGCAAACGGACATATCCTTCCTGTTAAGATGACCAAATAA
- a CDS encoding DUF1810 domain-containing protein, producing the protein MSQNKNLERFVSAQAINYDDALKEIQNGRKTTHWMWYVFPQVQGLGNSEMARRYAIADLEEAKAYLAHPTLGPRLMQISKAMLSLPGNDAYTILGSPDDMKLRSCMTLFSKVPGADPVFSEVLNKFYNGQEDERTLRIINA; encoded by the coding sequence ATGTCACAGAATAAGAACTTAGAAAGATTTGTTAGCGCACAAGCGATCAACTACGATGATGCGCTAAAGGAGATACAGAACGGAAGGAAGACCACGCATTGGATGTGGTATGTATTTCCGCAGGTACAGGGTTTGGGCAATAGCGAGATGGCTCGCCGTTATGCCATAGCCGACCTGGAAGAAGCCAAAGCTTACCTCGCCCATCCCACGCTTGGCCCTCGATTGATGCAGATCAGCAAAGCGATGCTGTCCCTGCCCGGTAACGATGCATATACCATACTGGGAAGTCCAGATGACATGAAACTTCGGTCATGTATGACGCTTTTCTCCAAAGTTCCCGGTGCGGATCCTGTTTTCAGCGAGGTGTTAAACAAGTTCTATAACGGCCAGGAAGATGAGCGCACCTTGCGTATTATAAACGCCTGA
- a CDS encoding CFI-box-CTERM domain-containing protein, translating into MNISNELEAALQVLILQNRKIEAIKKLRDATGCSLQEAKDHIDNFPDDPEQMPVQAPSARGKVPLLIDNELLMLLAADRKLEAIKLYKDTTGQDLATCKAYIDNLERSGSGGTDAAKDKRQTSIDEMLQQQGDTKLGSGCFIATACYKSYDAPEVWLLRQYRDERLLSSPYGRAFVKAYYFVSPSIATLISRSPSARTVIIRYLLEPVIKAVLK; encoded by the coding sequence ATGAACATCTCTAACGAACTGGAAGCCGCTCTACAAGTACTCATTTTACAGAATCGCAAAATAGAGGCCATCAAGAAGCTCAGGGATGCTACTGGTTGTAGTCTTCAGGAAGCGAAAGACCATATCGACAACTTTCCTGACGACCCGGAACAAATGCCGGTACAGGCCCCATCCGCACGCGGTAAAGTTCCGTTGCTTATCGATAACGAATTACTGATGCTTTTAGCCGCTGACCGCAAGTTAGAAGCGATCAAACTGTACAAGGACACCACAGGTCAGGACCTGGCCACCTGCAAGGCTTATATCGATAATTTGGAACGATCAGGAAGTGGTGGCACCGATGCAGCGAAAGATAAGCGGCAAACCTCCATTGATGAGATGCTACAACAGCAAGGCGATACTAAACTAGGATCAGGGTGCTTCATTGCCACAGCCTGTTACAAAAGTTATGATGCACCGGAGGTATGGCTGCTACGCCAATACCGTGATGAGCGCTTGCTAAGCTCGCCTTATGGACGGGCATTCGTCAAAGCATATTATTTCGTTTCACCATCTATCGCCACTTTGATCAGCAGATCACCATCGGCCAGGACAGTGATCATCAGGTACCTATTGGAGCCCGTTATCAAAGCAGTATTGAAGTAA